The Pirellulaceae bacterium genome includes a region encoding these proteins:
- a CDS encoding DUF1501 domain-containing protein has product MPNRRNFLAQTGGGFGTIALASLLADGQSLLRADDLLPERQPSHQIDLNGGLHHPAKVRRVIQLFMNGGVSQMDTFDRKEELEKQHGKQVDFGLKTAATSKPGAIMKSPFKFRQYGESGRWVTDVFPQMAKHVDQMAFLMSMRSKTNVHGPASYMQNTGFLSGGFPAMGAWVSYGLGRLTEELPAFVVLPDRRGLPYNNRGNFSSAFLPAEHDATLIQPNSKNPIANLHPPQVAKHITAASESDGLQLLNRLNAKHLEGRGRDSNMEARIASFEMAAKMQLSAPEALDLSKETEVTRKAYGLDQKETEHFGRSCLVARRLLERNTRFVQLWSGAGGASNNWDNHTNISTELPFIAKTVDQPIGALLQDLQQRGLMDDTLVIWTTEFGRMPFTQGATGRDHNGGTFVTWLAGAGVKAGASFGKSDDFAYRSAENGTYCYDLHATVLHLMGIDHRRLTVRHNGIDRRLTDVHGHVVKEILA; this is encoded by the coding sequence TTGCCGAATCGTAGAAACTTTCTTGCTCAAACGGGCGGAGGTTTTGGAACGATCGCGCTCGCTTCGTTGTTGGCCGATGGGCAATCCTTGCTGAGGGCCGATGACCTGTTGCCAGAACGGCAGCCGTCCCATCAGATCGATTTGAATGGAGGCCTTCATCATCCCGCAAAAGTACGTCGCGTGATCCAACTGTTTATGAATGGCGGCGTCAGTCAAATGGACACATTTGATCGAAAGGAAGAGCTGGAAAAGCAACACGGAAAACAGGTCGATTTTGGGTTGAAGACCGCCGCGACTAGCAAGCCCGGCGCCATTATGAAGTCGCCGTTTAAATTTCGACAATATGGTGAATCAGGTCGTTGGGTGACCGACGTGTTCCCGCAGATGGCAAAGCACGTGGACCAGATGGCATTCCTGATGAGTATGCGATCAAAGACAAATGTCCATGGTCCAGCTAGTTATATGCAGAATACGGGTTTTCTATCCGGTGGGTTTCCTGCGATGGGGGCATGGGTCTCTTATGGACTCGGACGATTGACCGAAGAACTGCCCGCATTCGTTGTTCTGCCCGATCGACGAGGGTTGCCCTACAACAATCGGGGGAACTTCTCGTCTGCTTTTCTACCCGCTGAGCATGATGCGACTCTGATTCAACCGAACTCTAAAAATCCGATTGCAAACCTTCACCCTCCTCAGGTCGCCAAGCATATTACTGCAGCGAGTGAAAGCGATGGTTTGCAGCTGCTGAATCGATTGAATGCGAAGCATCTCGAGGGTCGTGGTCGTGATTCCAACATGGAGGCTCGGATTGCGTCGTTTGAAATGGCCGCAAAGATGCAATTAAGCGCTCCTGAAGCGCTGGATTTGTCCAAAGAAACAGAAGTCACTCGAAAGGCTTATGGCCTTGATCAAAAAGAGACTGAGCATTTCGGCCGCAGTTGCTTGGTAGCTCGGCGATTGCTGGAACGCAATACACGTTTTGTGCAACTTTGGAGCGGCGCCGGAGGAGCCTCAAATAACTGGGATAATCATACGAATATCTCGACAGAATTGCCTTTTATCGCGAAAACAGTTGACCAACCGATTGGGGCTTTATTGCAAGATTTGCAACAGCGAGGCTTAATGGATGATACGTTGGTGATTTGGACAACCGAATTTGGTCGCATGCCGTTTACTCAAGGGGCAACGGGTAGGGACCATAATGGCGGCACCTTCGTCACGTGGTTAGCTGGGGCCGGTGTCAAGGCGGGCGCTAGCTTTGGCAAGAGTGACGACTTTGCTTATCGATCTGCGGAGAATGGTACTTACTGTTACGACTTGCATGCGACGGTGCTTCATCTGATGGGAATTGATCATCGACGTCTCACAGTTCGGCATAATGGAATTGATCGTCGACTTACGGATGTTCACGGGCACGTCGTGAAAGAGATTCTTGCTTGA